One window of the Labilibaculum sp. genome contains the following:
- a CDS encoding DUF3592 domain-containing protein, protein MENKQSSSVAALIFAAAFIMGGWFFYKNISQTIVEEANASKSWPAVEGMVTLADISTSISDGTKMYASNIVYTYVVEGKEYSGNRISTVDGSSSSASSAKKDIQKYAEGKSVTVYYDPELPDASLLEPGPNFFTYLITYGPLLFCLIGVLMLWQFVKKIGVFVLALFLGSRN, encoded by the coding sequence ATGGAAAACAAGCAAAGTTCATCGGTTGCTGCACTAATTTTTGCAGCAGCATTTATTATGGGAGGTTGGTTTTTTTATAAAAATATCAGCCAAACTATTGTTGAAGAGGCAAATGCCTCAAAGTCTTGGCCAGCTGTTGAAGGCATGGTTACTTTAGCGGATATTAGCACATCGATAAGTGATGGAACAAAAATGTATGCTTCCAATATTGTTTACACATATGTTGTAGAGGGGAAGGAGTATTCTGGAAATAGAATTTCTACTGTTGATGGAAGCAGCAGCAGTGCATCAAGTGCAAAAAAAGATATTCAGAAATATGCAGAAGGGAAATCAGTTACTGTTTATTATGATCCGGAATTGCCTGATGCTTCCTTGCTTGAACCTGGCCCCAATTTTTTTACTTATTTGATTACTTACGGTCCTTTACTGTTTTGTTTAATAGGAGTTCTCATGTTGTGGCAGTTTGTTAAAAAAATTGGAGTGTTTGTTTTGGCATTGTTTTTAGGATCAAGGAATTGA
- a CDS encoding OmpA family protein → MKKFVFLSLLFTLSITIINAQVVDPEKVVKKQGTRRANNKIERGVDKGFDKLEEGIGSLFGKKKKKKKAANEESKITSGNNEDSNRNDGNNSNERVEKQVAKKPDVVWNKFDFVPGDVVIFEDGPAITEENGEFPSRWDLVKGQVEIANVDGENVMMFMDGTPAVVPYLKNAGEDYLPEIFTVEFDFYKPANGNRFSVYLYDLKNQKNSGQEIEIGYKHISVQNSDVSGEHPDLDYSWNDKARWIHVSIAYTKGKLKVYMDDTRLINIPHYEANPTGICLQAYWAKLADDKAYYVKNVRIAKGGVKYYDRVLQDGKIICNGIRFDVNKASLKPESMGPINKICELLQKQPDLNFSVEGHTDSDGDDASNKSLSEARAKVVMEKLIQMGISSNRLSYAGYGESRPLDNNSTPEGKANNRRVEFVKVKGIAATANPNTSGNLIFDSLDRKAIDTKMESLPNGNIPVSNQSGILLKNGTTIIYGTSDGYLGKMEVLDVDESDSYRLTVKYVTYNDDGSVHSKSDHLEIGGTYTCDLDEGNTGDMMRSEEDFWLGRSDAKTTTIVQRENTGFYVMPN, encoded by the coding sequence ATGAAAAAATTCGTATTTCTATCCTTGTTATTTACACTTAGCATTACAATTATAAATGCGCAGGTAGTAGATCCGGAAAAAGTAGTAAAGAAGCAAGGTACACGTCGAGCTAATAATAAAATAGAACGAGGTGTAGATAAAGGCTTCGATAAACTGGAAGAAGGTATTGGAAGTTTATTCGGTAAAAAGAAGAAGAAAAAGAAAGCTGCGAATGAAGAGTCAAAAATTACTTCAGGAAACAATGAAGACTCAAATAGAAATGACGGGAATAATAGTAATGAGAGAGTAGAAAAGCAAGTTGCTAAAAAGCCTGACGTGGTTTGGAATAAATTTGACTTTGTTCCCGGTGATGTTGTAATCTTTGAAGATGGTCCTGCAATTACGGAAGAGAATGGTGAGTTTCCCAGTCGTTGGGATTTGGTGAAAGGACAAGTTGAAATTGCAAACGTAGATGGCGAAAATGTGATGATGTTTATGGATGGAACACCCGCGGTTGTCCCATATCTAAAGAATGCAGGTGAAGATTATCTTCCTGAAATTTTTACAGTGGAATTTGATTTTTATAAGCCAGCAAATGGCAATCGATTTTCGGTTTACTTATATGATTTAAAAAATCAGAAGAATAGTGGTCAGGAAATTGAAATAGGCTACAAACATATTTCTGTTCAGAATAGTGACGTTTCTGGAGAACATCCCGATTTAGATTATAGCTGGAATGATAAAGCCCGTTGGATTCATGTATCGATTGCCTACACAAAAGGCAAGTTGAAAGTGTATATGGATGACACTCGATTGATAAATATTCCGCATTATGAAGCAAATCCGACGGGAATCTGTCTGCAGGCATATTGGGCTAAATTAGCCGACGATAAAGCATACTATGTGAAAAATGTTCGCATTGCAAAAGGTGGGGTTAAATATTACGATCGTGTACTGCAGGATGGTAAGATCATTTGCAATGGAATCCGTTTCGATGTAAACAAGGCCAGTTTAAAGCCCGAGTCGATGGGGCCAATCAATAAAATTTGCGAATTACTGCAAAAACAACCTGATTTAAATTTTAGTGTGGAAGGTCATACTGATAGCGATGGTGATGATGCATCAAATAAAAGTTTATCGGAAGCGAGAGCTAAAGTGGTAATGGAGAAATTGATTCAGATGGGAATTTCATCGAACCGATTGAGTTATGCCGGTTACGGAGAAAGCAGGCCATTGGATAATAACAGCACTCCCGAAGGAAAAGCGAACAACCGAAGAGTGGAGTTTGTGAAAGTGAAAGGAATTGCGGCAACGGCCAATCCAAATACATCAGGCAATTTAATATTTGATTCTTTGGATCGTAAAGCGATCGATACTAAAATGGAAAGCTTGCCAAATGGGAATATCCCGGTTTCCAATCAATCGGGAATTCTTCTGAAAAATGGGACTACCATCATTTACGGTACGTCTGACGGGTATTTGGGTAAAATGGAAGTTCTTGATGTTGACGAAAGTGATAGTTATCGATTAACAGTTAAGTATGTAACCTATAATGATGATGGTTCTGTTCATAGTAAATCGGATCATTTGGAAATTGGAGGAACCTACACTTGCGATTTGGACGAAGGAAATACTGGGGACATGATGAGATCGGAAGAGGACTTTTGGTTGGGCAGATCGGATGCTAAAACAACAACAATTGTACAAAGGGAAAATACCGGTTTCTATGTAATGCCAAACTAA
- a CDS encoding SDR family oxidoreductase, translated as MRVLITGGAGYIGTELCIKLNQNPDVKEIIVLDNLHQANFNLFLHSQIKPGKLTFVRGELLDSRTLDKIIKDIDVVYHLAAENSDNDKLHHLHEQVNNWGTAELVYAIEESKVKQLIYVSSTAVYGYSDNEFDIYSIPEPTTSLGSSTLRGEQHVERIMSKINTQIIRLGNVFGYGVSMNMKGILNSLLFDSHFVGRISIHGSGNQKRPFISLEKTSSILANLLGGKLDSGVYNLVEYNKSIMDIVEVIQAQNPDMEMIFTNQHLELPQQLVAVDERIMKLYDGEKLGFEEELKILKDHFEASSL; from the coding sequence ATGAGAGTATTAATTACAGGTGGCGCCGGTTACATTGGCACCGAATTATGCATAAAATTGAATCAGAATCCTGATGTAAAAGAGATTATTGTATTGGATAATCTGCATCAGGCTAACTTCAATCTGTTTTTACACTCCCAAATAAAACCTGGCAAACTAACTTTTGTTAGAGGTGAACTTTTGGATTCAAGAACTCTCGATAAAATTATAAAAGATATTGATGTAGTTTATCATCTTGCGGCTGAAAATTCGGACAACGATAAGCTTCATCATCTTCATGAGCAGGTTAATAATTGGGGAACTGCTGAGTTGGTTTATGCCATCGAAGAAAGCAAGGTAAAGCAATTGATATACGTTAGTTCAACCGCTGTTTACGGTTATTCTGATAATGAATTCGACATTTACTCCATTCCTGAACCAACAACTTCATTGGGAAGTTCTACATTAAGAGGAGAACAACATGTTGAACGAATCATGTCGAAAATAAACACTCAAATTATTCGTTTGGGAAATGTTTTTGGTTACGGTGTAAGCATGAATATGAAAGGAATTTTAAACAGTTTACTTTTCGATTCTCATTTTGTGGGTCGTATTTCCATCCACGGAAGTGGAAACCAAAAACGTCCGTTTATTTCTTTGGAAAAAACCAGCAGCATCTTAGCCAATCTTTTGGGTGGCAAATTAGATTCCGGAGTTTATAATCTGGTGGAATACAACAAATCAATTATGGATATAGTGGAAGTTATTCAAGCCCAAAATCCGGATATGGAAATGATTTTCACCAACCAGCATCTCGAACTGCCTCAGCAATTGGTTGCTGTTGATGAACGAATTATGAAATTGTACGACGGAGAAAAATTAGGCTTTGAAGAAGAATTAAAAATACTAAAAGATCATTTTGAAGCTTCAAGCCTATAA
- a CDS encoding outer membrane beta-barrel protein — protein MKNKFVLVIAAVLTVFFSLTSKAQDSKIMAGAGLGYATDISTLGISAKGVYLASDTWEIAPAFTYYLKKNNVNWSTLDFDAHYVFSTDESMTFYGIGGLNVTFWKFKMDGVSSGSSEFDDFLGGMSDLDASGSDIGVNIGVGSRFALSDKMYFNADLKYTIGGSNFLSAGVGLLYHF, from the coding sequence ATGAAAAACAAATTTGTTTTAGTTATCGCTGCTGTGCTTACAGTATTTTTCAGTTTAACAAGCAAAGCACAAGACTCAAAAATTATGGCCGGAGCAGGTCTTGGATATGCAACGGATATCAGCACTCTTGGTATATCTGCTAAAGGAGTTTATTTAGCAAGTGATACATGGGAAATTGCCCCTGCGTTCACTTACTATTTAAAGAAAAATAATGTGAATTGGTCAACATTGGATTTCGATGCGCATTACGTTTTCTCTACTGACGAAAGTATGACTTTTTATGGTATTGGAGGTTTGAATGTTACTTTCTGGAAATTTAAAATGGATGGAGTAAGTTCAGGATCAAGTGAGTTCGACGATTTTCTTGGAGGCATGTCAGATTTGGATGCTTCAGGAAGTGATATTGGTGTGAATATTGGTGTTGGCAGTCGCTTTGCATTGTCCGATAAAATGTATTTCAATGCAGATTTGAAGTATACCATTGGCGGTTCAAATTTCTTGTCAGCAGGGGTAGGATTGTTATACCATTTCTAG
- a CDS encoding tetratricopeptide repeat protein: MIKKFFFFFLFTILITEVYAKDDYKKARFHDLDSLKVAINELVMLEGKIENSDSLISLVADNRKILKEEYPSYLHLLLNKIKTDKDTTGLAEIYYRIGVNHRYTHGYDSAKYYYQKSLPFAHKIKDYYKLGRIYNELGVVCRKTDRNEEAVNYFVSSINTTKFSNNLYGKAIAENGIGNIYLVQKEYQKALSYFRESLKYGKSSDNKYHLEISYGNLGEAYLYLHEADSANFYINKSLELSKLRGNPIGEGICYQLLGQVKMFQNEYEKAYGYYEKALDLQREKNDQRYLSTILIQHGNVCSKLKRYKEAEKNLLEGRKLSKEIHSIDNLMFANQVLYEIYYATGRFREASDALLLTKNYTDSLYNSETVRVMNDLEFKYQSENKTHQIELLNARNQLIGESKKMQRNQFGVLLLLFGGLAAFFYYLYKNKQKVSRELQIVNQMKSKFFSSISHEFRTPLTLIKGPVEKHLARPHSNEEQDEMKLILRNTNRLLALVDQLLNLSKIDAGHFAISAQEGDLSTLLKGISNSFIYQASEKKINYQLEINESGDVWFDTNIVEIIITNLLSNAFKFVPKNGNVEMKLDAFNDHIKIIVSNSGCTLTKEQLAHIFDRFYRAGENETQGTGIGLSLVKELCTLYRAPIKVSCSNSQIIQFELLLPTSKDHFKVNEISLLPMAKKEEQFYEVNSDLNLEEENEVKIEDLPVLLLVEDNLDMRKYIKTYFIHKYKILEAEDGEIGIKMAIEYIPDLIISDVMMPKVGGVELCSCLKADVKTNHIPIILLTAKVGDDNELDGLKSGADDYIVKPFNAKALIVKVERLIATRKEMQKKYQNEIVISPLNIVFPSEEEKFARTLQKVLEANLHNPDFTVDQFCEETLMSRTQLHRKLKALTGLSATAFIRTQRIKMASEILLNPDVNISDVCFSTGFNDTSYFSKCFKEIQGCTPSEYIKEHSN; this comes from the coding sequence ATGATTAAAAAATTCTTTTTTTTCTTTCTTTTCACAATCCTAATTACTGAAGTTTATGCCAAGGATGATTATAAGAAAGCCCGGTTTCATGATTTAGATAGTTTGAAAGTAGCCATTAATGAGTTGGTTATGCTTGAAGGAAAAATCGAAAATTCTGATAGCCTGATCAGTCTTGTAGCTGATAACCGAAAAATCTTAAAAGAAGAATATCCGTCTTATTTGCATCTGCTTTTGAATAAAATTAAAACTGATAAGGATACTACCGGCCTGGCAGAAATATATTATAGGATAGGGGTAAACCATCGATATACACATGGCTACGATTCTGCTAAATATTACTATCAAAAGTCATTGCCCTTTGCCCATAAAATAAAAGATTATTACAAATTAGGACGAATATACAATGAGTTAGGAGTTGTTTGTCGGAAAACGGATCGCAATGAAGAGGCTGTTAATTATTTTGTTTCATCAATCAATACAACAAAATTCAGTAATAATTTATATGGCAAGGCAATTGCCGAAAACGGAATTGGAAATATCTATTTGGTACAAAAAGAATATCAAAAGGCTTTGTCCTATTTTCGGGAATCATTAAAATATGGAAAAAGCAGCGATAATAAATATCATTTAGAGATTAGTTATGGGAATTTAGGAGAAGCTTATCTCTATTTGCATGAAGCTGATTCTGCAAATTTTTATATTAATAAATCGCTGGAGTTGTCAAAATTACGAGGGAATCCTATCGGCGAAGGAATTTGCTATCAGCTTTTGGGACAGGTTAAAATGTTTCAAAATGAGTATGAAAAAGCGTATGGATATTATGAGAAAGCACTTGATTTACAGCGGGAAAAAAATGATCAGCGATATTTGAGTACAATTTTAATACAACATGGTAATGTTTGTTCGAAATTAAAGAGATACAAAGAAGCTGAAAAGAATTTATTGGAAGGTAGAAAATTATCAAAAGAAATTCATTCTATTGATAACTTAATGTTTGCCAATCAGGTGTTGTACGAGATTTATTATGCCACGGGAAGATTTCGAGAGGCAAGCGATGCTCTGCTGTTAACTAAAAATTATACCGATTCGTTATACAACAGCGAGACTGTGCGTGTAATGAATGATTTGGAATTTAAATATCAATCGGAAAATAAAACACATCAGATTGAGCTGTTGAATGCAAGAAATCAGTTGATTGGAGAATCAAAAAAAATGCAGAGAAATCAGTTTGGAGTTCTGCTGTTGCTTTTTGGAGGATTGGCCGCGTTTTTTTATTACTTATACAAGAACAAACAAAAGGTTTCAAGAGAGTTACAGATTGTAAATCAGATGAAATCGAAATTTTTCAGTAGTATCTCCCATGAATTTAGAACACCTTTAACATTAATAAAAGGTCCGGTAGAAAAGCATTTAGCCCGGCCTCATAGCAATGAGGAGCAGGATGAAATGAAACTGATTCTGCGGAATACCAACAGATTACTTGCATTGGTTGATCAGCTATTAAATCTCTCTAAAATTGATGCAGGTCATTTTGCCATTTCAGCGCAGGAAGGTGATTTGTCAACATTGCTTAAAGGAATTTCAAATTCGTTTATTTATCAGGCATCCGAGAAAAAGATAAATTATCAATTGGAAATAAATGAATCAGGAGATGTTTGGTTCGATACGAATATTGTTGAAATAATAATTACTAATTTATTGTCCAATGCATTTAAGTTTGTTCCTAAAAATGGGAATGTAGAAATGAAGCTTGATGCATTTAATGATCATATTAAAATAATTGTAAGTAATTCGGGGTGCACGTTAACCAAAGAGCAATTGGCTCATATTTTTGATCGGTTTTACCGTGCAGGCGAAAACGAAACACAAGGAACCGGTATTGGACTCTCTTTAGTGAAGGAGTTGTGTACTCTTTACCGCGCACCCATAAAGGTTAGTTGTTCCAATAGTCAAATCATTCAGTTTGAATTGTTGTTGCCAACATCTAAAGATCATTTTAAGGTAAACGAAATATCGCTTTTACCTATGGCAAAAAAAGAGGAGCAGTTTTATGAAGTAAATTCAGATTTGAATCTGGAAGAAGAAAACGAGGTGAAAATTGAAGATTTGCCCGTATTGTTGCTTGTTGAGGATAATTTAGATATGCGGAAATACATCAAGACTTACTTTATTCATAAATACAAAATTTTAGAAGCTGAAGACGGGGAAATTGGGATTAAGATGGCAATCGAATATATTCCTGATTTGATTATTTCGGATGTAATGATGCCAAAAGTTGGTGGTGTTGAGCTTTGTTCCTGCTTAAAAGCAGATGTGAAAACCAATCACATACCCATTATTTTATTGACTGCCAAAGTTGGTGATGACAATGAATTGGATGGTCTTAAATCCGGTGCAGATGATTACATCGTAAAACCATTTAATGCTAAGGCTTTAATCGTTAAGGTTGAAAGACTAATTGCCACAAGAAAAGAGATGCAGAAAAAGTATCAAAATGAAATAGTTATCAGTCCTTTAAATATTGTGTTTCCATCTGAAGAAGAGAAATTTGCAAGAACATTGCAGAAAGTTCTGGAAGCGAATTTACACAATCCGGATTTTACTGTAGATCAGTTTTGCGAGGAGACTTTAATGAGCCGAACACAACTTCATCGTAAGTTAAAAGCTTTAACCGGACTGTCAGCTACTGCATTCATCAGAACGCAAAGAATAAAAATGGCATCGGAAATTTTATTGAACCCAGATGTGAATATTAGTGATGTTTGTTTTTCTACCGGATTTAACGATACTTCGTATTTTTCCAAATGCTTTAAAGAGATTCAAGGTTGTACTCCCTCCGAGTATATAAAGGAACATTCCAATTAA
- a CDS encoding AI-2E family transporter: protein MNEKGKYFIVALGLIMLGLLFWYFSNIVTYVLISVVLSFIGRPVVDFLNGLKIKKWQFPSVLSAGITLILLWMVMIMFFRTFIPMIASQAQDLSNIDVNAAVQSLEEPMQKIEAFVVKYSANGETFDLKAVLVKNISSFVKVSDVSDIFGSLVGTLGNTFIALFSISFITFFFLKDSSLFTEGVVLMVPARNEEGVRHVLDSIKKLLMRYFVGLFFEVILVGFMVTIGLTIVGLPFSTAVVIGLFAGIMNVIPYIGPIIGACFGMIIGIATNLDIDFYTGIVPLLGYMALVFATVQIIDNILFQPLIYSNSVNAHPLEIFIVIIMAGSMAGILGMMLAIPSYTIMRVIAKEFFNKYRFVKKLTEKI from the coding sequence ATGAATGAAAAAGGAAAATATTTTATTGTAGCTCTTGGTTTAATCATGTTAGGGCTATTGTTTTGGTATTTCAGCAATATTGTGACATACGTTTTAATTTCGGTTGTTCTTTCCTTTATTGGACGTCCGGTTGTCGATTTTTTAAATGGTTTAAAGATCAAGAAATGGCAATTTCCTTCTGTTTTATCTGCAGGGATAACACTCATCCTTTTGTGGATGGTAATGATTATGTTCTTCCGGACCTTTATTCCAATGATAGCATCGCAGGCGCAGGATCTATCAAATATAGATGTAAATGCAGCCGTTCAAAGTCTTGAAGAACCAATGCAAAAAATAGAAGCTTTTGTGGTGAAGTATTCTGCCAATGGCGAGACTTTTGACCTGAAAGCAGTTCTGGTTAAAAATATTTCATCATTTGTGAAAGTGTCTGATGTTTCGGATATTTTTGGTTCTCTTGTTGGTACTTTAGGGAATACATTTATTGCATTGTTTTCGATCTCGTTCATTACTTTTTTCTTTTTGAAGGACAGCAGTTTGTTTACCGAAGGAGTTGTGCTTATGGTTCCGGCCCGCAACGAAGAAGGTGTTCGTCACGTATTGGATTCGATCAAAAAACTGTTAATGCGTTATTTTGTGGGATTGTTTTTTGAAGTTATATTGGTTGGTTTTATGGTAACCATTGGTCTTACCATTGTTGGTTTGCCTTTTAGTACCGCAGTTGTAATTGGGCTGTTTGCTGGAATCATGAATGTGATTCCATATATAGGACCAATTATTGGAGCCTGTTTTGGAATGATTATTGGAATTGCCACCAATTTAGATATTGATTTTTATACAGGAATTGTTCCTCTTTTGGGATATATGGCGCTTGTATTCGCCACAGTTCAGATTATCGACAATATTTTGTTTCAACCTTTAATTTATTCCAACAGTGTAAATGCTCATCCTCTCGAGATTTTTATTGTGATTATCATGGCAGGAAGTATGGCAGGTATTTTAGGAATGATGCTGGCAATACCATCTTACACAATTATGCGTGTTATTGCAAAAGAGTTTTTTAACAAATACCGGTTTGTAAAGAAATTAACGGAAAAAATTTAG
- the lon gene encoding endopeptidase La: MSRKIEINISDIALTNMMDEDSDFIPIITDEDENTLDELVVPDSLPILPLRNTVLFPGVVIPISVGREKSLKLVREVYSKKGMLGAATQIDLSVEDPHFDDIYKIGTVAQIIKILEMPDGSTTVILQGKKRFELQEMISEEPYHIAKIKTLKDIRPEEEDNEFKALISSVKDMAVKVIKLSPHIPNEASFAIKNIEGASFLINFISSNSEIKHNQKQKLLEIDEIGGRAMKLLELLVREVQVLELKDDIQTKVKTDMDQQQREYLLHQQMKTIQDELGGGPNDQDVEELEERAQTKKWTDEVAAVFEKELNKLQRLNPASAEYSVQLNYLEELLDLPWSEYTQDNFNLKRAQKILDQDHFGLEIVKDRIIEHLAVLKLKGDLKSPILCLYGPPGVGKTSLGKSIARALDRKYARMSLGGLHDESEIRGHRKTYIGAMPGRIIQGMKKAGSSNPVFILDEIDKVSSDFRGDPSSALLEVLDPEQNSAFHDNFLDVDYDLSNVMFVATANNIGAISAPLRDRMEMIDVSGYIQEEKVQIAKTHLIPKQMENHGITADNIKISKEVIAEIIDKYTRESGVRALDQRIAKLMRRIARKVAMEEEYDINIKISDLKELLGAPIFNRDKYQGNEYAGVVTGLAWTSVGGEILFIESSLSAGKGKLTLTGNLGDVMKESALLAQEYLRAHCGALGIKKETFDEWNLHVHVPEGAIPKDGPSAGVTMVTAMASIFTQRKVKKHLAMTGEITLRGKVLPVGGIKEKILAAKRAGIKEIILCNQNKKDIEEIKDIYLKGLKFHFVDEIMEVLDIALMKQKVDNPIKF, from the coding sequence ATGAGTAGAAAGATTGAAATCAATATAAGTGATATCGCATTAACGAATATGATGGATGAAGATTCAGATTTTATTCCAATTATAACCGATGAGGATGAAAATACGCTGGATGAACTGGTTGTTCCTGACAGTTTGCCAATTTTGCCTCTTCGTAACACGGTTCTGTTTCCTGGCGTAGTAATTCCTATTTCGGTAGGGAGAGAAAAATCCTTGAAATTAGTTCGTGAAGTATACAGCAAGAAAGGGATGTTAGGTGCAGCTACTCAAATCGATTTGAGTGTTGAAGATCCACATTTTGATGATATATATAAAATTGGAACGGTTGCTCAGATTATCAAAATTTTGGAAATGCCTGATGGTTCTACCACAGTTATTTTACAGGGTAAAAAGAGGTTTGAGCTGCAGGAAATGATTTCAGAGGAGCCTTACCACATTGCTAAGATTAAAACACTGAAAGATATTCGTCCTGAGGAGGAAGATAATGAATTTAAGGCACTTATATCATCTGTTAAGGATATGGCGGTTAAGGTGATTAAATTGTCGCCGCACATTCCTAATGAGGCTAGTTTTGCAATCAAGAATATCGAAGGAGCTTCGTTTTTAATCAACTTTATTTCAAGCAATTCTGAAATTAAGCACAACCAAAAACAGAAGTTGCTGGAGATTGATGAGATTGGTGGCAGAGCAATGAAGCTTTTGGAATTATTGGTTCGTGAAGTGCAGGTTTTGGAGCTGAAAGATGATATTCAGACCAAGGTGAAAACCGATATGGATCAGCAGCAAAGAGAATACCTGCTGCATCAGCAAATGAAAACCATTCAGGATGAATTGGGCGGAGGTCCGAATGATCAGGATGTTGAAGAGTTGGAAGAAAGGGCACAAACTAAAAAATGGACCGACGAAGTTGCAGCTGTTTTTGAAAAAGAATTGAATAAACTTCAACGTCTGAATCCTGCTTCGGCAGAATATTCGGTACAGTTAAATTACCTTGAGGAGTTGCTTGATTTGCCATGGAGCGAATACACCCAGGATAATTTCAACTTGAAAAGAGCGCAGAAAATTCTAGATCAGGATCACTTTGGTTTGGAGATAGTAAAAGACAGAATTATTGAGCATTTGGCTGTATTAAAACTAAAAGGAGATTTAAAATCACCAATTTTATGTTTATACGGACCTCCGGGGGTTGGTAAAACATCTTTAGGAAAATCCATTGCGAGAGCTTTGGATAGAAAATATGCCAGAATGTCTCTAGGTGGATTACACGATGAGTCAGAAATTCGTGGTCACAGAAAAACATATATTGGAGCAATGCCTGGACGAATTATTCAGGGAATGAAAAAAGCCGGTTCATCCAATCCTGTTTTTATTTTAGATGAGATTGATAAAGTAAGCAGTGATTTTAGAGGGGATCCATCTTCCGCTTTGTTAGAGGTTCTTGATCCTGAGCAGAACAGTGCTTTTCACGATAACTTTTTGGATGTAGACTACGACTTGTCGAATGTGATGTTTGTAGCAACAGCCAATAATATCGGGGCGATTTCAGCTCCTCTTCGCGATCGTATGGAAATGATTGATGTAAGTGGTTACATTCAGGAAGAAAAAGTACAGATTGCCAAGACTCATTTGATTCCGAAGCAAATGGAGAATCATGGTATTACTGCTGATAATATTAAAATTTCGAAGGAGGTAATTGCCGAAATCATCGATAAATATACTCGTGAGTCGGGTGTAAGAGCTTTGGATCAACGAATTGCCAAGTTAATGAGACGTATTGCCCGTAAGGTTGCAATGGAAGAGGAATATGATATCAATATAAAGATTTCGGATCTTAAAGAACTTTTAGGTGCACCAATCTTTAACAGAGATAAATATCAGGGAAATGAATATGCCGGTGTGGTTACGGGTTTGGCCTGGACTTCGGTTGGTGGTGAAATTTTGTTCATCGAATCAAGTTTGTCGGCTGGTAAAGGGAAATTAACTCTTACCGGGAACCTGGGCGATGTTATGAAAGAATCAGCATTGCTGGCACAAGAATATTTGAGAGCACACTGTGGTGCATTGGGGATTAAAAAGGAAACTTTCGATGAGTGGAATCTTCATGTTCACGTACCCGAAGGAGCAATTCCAAAAGACGGACCTTCAGCTGGAGTTACTATGGTGACTGCCATGGCTTCAATTTTCACACAACGCAAAGTGAAAAAACACTTGGCTATGACTGGTGAAATTACTCTTCGCGGAAAAGTGTTGCCGGTTGGAGGAATTAAGGAAAAGATTCTTGCTGCCAAGAGAGCTGGAATTAAGGAAATTATACTTTGCAATCAGAATAAAAAAGACATTGAGGAAATTAAGGATATTTATTTAAAAGGTCTTAAATTTCACTTTGTTGATGAGATTATGGAAGTTTTGGACATTGCCTTGATGAAGCAAAAGGTAGATAATCCCATAAAATTTTAA
- a CDS encoding phosphoadenylyl-sulfate reductase: protein MNFESIKKKLEQYKAEGKTMFTTSSFQSHSLVLLHIISRIDNTIPVYFINTGFLFPETIQFKDQIAKEFGLKIIDAKSSVPKAQQKDAKGNFLFTSDPDYCCFLNKVQPLDGVLADYDVWINGVRADQSAVRKAMNIEQDAPHGVIRFHPMLDWSKQEIYKYIKEHNLPRHPLEAKGYDSIGCEPCTRKMTLGDDRSARWFGMKKTECGLNTDLVIKKDK, encoded by the coding sequence ATGAATTTTGAAAGCATAAAAAAGAAACTTGAGCAATACAAAGCCGAAGGAAAGACGATGTTTACCACATCCTCTTTTCAATCGCACAGTCTTGTTTTACTTCATATTATCAGCCGGATAGACAATACAATACCTGTTTATTTTATTAATACCGGATTTTTATTCCCTGAAACCATTCAGTTTAAAGATCAAATCGCCAAAGAATTTGGATTGAAAATTATCGATGCAAAATCTTCAGTTCCTAAAGCACAACAAAAAGATGCAAAGGGAAATTTTCTCTTCACCTCTGATCCTGATTACTGTTGTTTCCTAAATAAGGTACAACCTCTGGATGGTGTTTTGGCAGATTACGATGTTTGGATCAATGGCGTTCGGGCAGATCAATCGGCTGTTCGAAAAGCGATGAATATTGAACAGGATGCTCCTCATGGTGTCATCCGATTTCACCCAATGTTGGATTGGAGTAAACAGGAAATTTACAAGTACATTAAAGAGCACAATCTTCCCCGTCATCCGCTCGAAGCAAAAGGTTACGACAGCATTGGCTGTGAGCCTTGTACACGAAAAATGACTCTGGGCGATGATCGGTCGGCACGATGGTTTGGAATGAAAAAAACCGAATGTGGTTTAAATACCGATTTGGTAATTAAAAAAGATAAATAA